The Microcebus murinus isolate Inina chromosome 4, M.murinus_Inina_mat1.0, whole genome shotgun sequence genome has a segment encoding these proteins:
- the LOC105864574 gene encoding olfactory receptor 8B8-like, producing MAPENGSFVTEFILVGLTDQQGLRLPLFLLFLAMYVVTVLGNLGLVTLIGLNSYLHTPMYFFLFNLSFIDLCYSSVFAPKMLMNFISEKNIISYMGCMTQLFFFCFFAISECYVLMSMAYDRYVAICNPLLYNIAMSPKVCCNLMLGSYLMALSGAMAHTGCMLRLTFCDANTINHYFCDILPMLHLSCTSTYVNEMVVFIVGGINITVPSLTIFISYGCILSNILQISSKESRSKAFSTCSSHIVAVSLFFGSGAFMYLRPSSAGFINEGKIYSVLYTNVVPMMNPLIYSLRNKDVKFALRKTLSRRKF from the coding sequence ATGGCTCCTGAAAATGGCTCTTTTGTGACTGAATTCATTCTGGTGGGATTAACAGACCAACAAGGTCTCCgacttcctttgttccttctgttTCTAGCAATGTATGTGGTCACTGTGTTGGGAAATTTGGGCTTGGTAACTCTAATTGGGCTGAACTCATACcttcacacccccatgtactttttcctctttaatttgtCCTTCATTGACCTCTGTTATTCTTCTGTGTTTGCTCCCAAAATGCTGATGAACTTCATATCAGAGAAGAACATTATCTCCTACATGGGGTGCATGacccagcttttctttttttgtttttttgccatttctgaATGCTATGTGCTAATGTCAATGGCCTATGATCGCTATGTGGCCATTTGTAACCCACTTTTGTATAACATTGCCATGTCCCCTAAAGTGTGTTGCAACCTTATGCTTGGTTCATACCTAATGGCCTTGTCTGGCGCAATGGCCCACACTGGGTGCATGCTGAGACTGACCTTCTGTGATGCAAACACCATCAACCACTATTTCTGTGACATCCTTCCAATGCTGCACCTCTCCTGCACCAGCACCTATGTTAATGAGATGGTGGTTTTCATTGTGGGGGGCATCAACATCACTGTGCCCAGTCTCACCATCTTTATTTCGTATGGTTGCATCCTTTCCAACATCCTTCAAATCAGCTCCAAGGAGAGCAGATCCAAAGCCTTCAGCACCTGCAGTTCCCACATAGTTGCTGTCTCTCTGTTCTTTGGATCAGGTGCATTTATGTATCTCCGGCCATCTTCTGCTGGGTTTATAAATGAGGGAAAAATCTATTCTGTCTTATACACCAATGTGGTTCCCATGATGAACCCATTAATTTACAGTTTGAGGAATAAAGATGTTAAATTTGCATTGAGAAAAACCTTgagtagaagaaaattttga